In Alcaligenes faecalis, the sequence CCGCTGGTGCTGCCTTTGCTGGAGCCGCTGCAAATCGACCCTATTCACTTTGGTGTGCTGGTGGTGGTGAATATGGAGATTGCGCTGCTTAGCCCGCCTTTGGGTCTGAACCTGTTTGTGGTGTCGGACATAGGTAAAGTGCCTTTGTCGCAAGTGATACGCGGCACGACACCGTTCTTCCTGATCCTATTGGTATTGCTGGTCATGGTCACCTACATTCCCATCCTGTCCACCTGGCTACCAGAATTGCTGATGCCTACGATGTAATTAAGCTCCCATCACAGGCCCTGCCTAAACCGCAGGGCCTGTGTGTTTTTGGTCTTCCTGATGCAAAGGGCTAAACTGGCCGCACTTCTGGTGCAGCAGCACCCAGCTTTTTACAGGAAAAAAATATGAGCACACCGCTTCCCTGTCCTCAGTGCACCTTGGAAAATACCTACCATGACACGGAGCAATGGGTATGTGCCGATTGTGGCTATGAATGGCAAGATGCGGACCCGGTCGCCGAGTCTGAAACCGATGGCGATGAGCTCATCGTTAAAGACAGCAATGGCAATTTGCTGGCCGCTGGCGATGATGTGATTCTGATCCGCGACTTGAAGGTCAAAGGCTCCAGCACCTTGAAGAAAGGTGCCAAGGCCAAAGGCATACGCCTGGTTCGTGGCGACCATGAAGTCGATTGCAAGATCGATGGCATCAGCTACTTGCTGAAGGCCATGTACTTGAAGAAAGCCTAAGCATTCAGACTTGGGATTTGAAAGCGCAGCGTTGATACGCTGCGCTTTTTGCTTTCTGCGCACGGCTTTTTGTAGCGGAGAAGGGGTGATCGGTGTATATAATAATGAGAATGATTATTAATTAGATGCTCACCTGATTGTCTCTCTATGTCCAAGCTGACGGCGGCGTTCCTGACCCATTACCCGGATTTGATCCGCTATCTGCGCAGGCGTACTCATTGCTCTGAACTGGCGCAGGATTGCGCGCATGACACCTGGCTGCGCTTGCTGGAGAAGGGCAAGCAGGTCACGGCAGACAACCACCGGGCTTATGTGTTCAGAGTGGCCGCCAATATTGCGGCGGACTGGTATCGGCGTCAAACGCGTGAGCAGGCTGCTTTCGATGGCTACGCCTTGAGTGTCGCCCATCACCATGCCCCGGATACGTACGAGGAAGTGCTGGCCAAGGAAACCTTGCAGCGTTTGGAGCAGGCCTTGATGGCTCAATCTCAACGTAGTGTGCGGATTTTCATGATGCATCGCTGTGAAGAGATGAGCTACGCGCAGATCGCCCAGAAGTTGTCGGTATCCGAGAGCACGGTTGAGAAACATATGATGCGTATTTTGCTGGTGGCGCACCAAGTCTTTAATTCCGCCGCATGAACGCGCAGCCAGATTCGGCCTGGAGCCGTGTAGACGAAGACGCCGCCCGCTGGGTGGTGCGCAAAGAAGGCGCCAAGCTGGAGCCGGATACCCTGGCCCAGTTCGACGCCTGGTATGAAGCCGATCCTTTGCATGCTCAAACCTACGATGCCTTGGCGGCCAGTTGGCGGCGACTGGATCAGGTTTCAGTGTTGCCCATCGCCCGTAAAAAGAGAAAGTCCCGTGTCAAAGCGCTGGCCAGTGCCTGTGTCTTGATGGGGGCGTCTTTTTACGCCTGGCAGATGTTTGAGCTGCAAGGCTCGATCCGCAGCGGGGTGGAGATTACTCAATTGAGTCTGCCTGACGGCTCAGTGGCGATTCTGGACGCGCAGACTCGTGTGCGTCTGAATTTTGAAAATGGCCAACGACAAGTCAGCGTGGAGTCGGGGCGTGCCTTCTTCCAGGTGGTGCCTGTTTCGCCCCAGACAGGTCCGTTCACCGTGCAGGCCGGTCCGGCACAGGCGACGGCTTTGGGAACGCGCTACGAGGTCAGCCTTAAGGATCAGGTCAGCGCTGTGGCGGTGTATGAACATACCGTGCAGGTCCAGTGCCAGTCTTGTGATACCTCCCAGCCAGTGATCTTGCAGCCGGGGGACAGCGCCACGGTAGCGGGCGGGCAACTGCGGGCGCAGTTGGCTCAGTCTACGGCTTCCACACACGCGGAAGCGGCACCGGCCTGGACCAATGGTTTGCTGAGTTTTGATGATGTCAGCCTGCGGGAAGTGGCCCGTCAGTTGGGGGAATACACACACCGAGTGATCTGGATTGGCAACGAGCAAGCCGGGTCAACGCGAGTGTCCGGTGTGGTGCAAGCGACTCGTCCAACCGCTGCCCTGAACTTGCTGACTGTCGGCCAAGGCTTGCAAATCAAGGAGTTACCGGGGATTATAGTTATTTACTAATGATAATTATTATCAATTAAAAAATACGATGGCAATCAGGGGTGAGGGGAGAGGGGTAGCACAGCGTCCTGAGGGTAGTTATTTACATAGGATGCTCAATCATGAAGTGCGCTTTGCAGGACACGCCGTCCCTTTTTGCCTTGCGCAGGCAAGTTCGCCCCGGCGTGGCAACCGACTCTCTTTCTTCTTCCCAAGGCTCGCGCTTTAAGCAGGGGAAAGTGGCTTTATTGATGGCCAGTGTTTTGCTGCTGATACAGCCCATGCAGGCATACGCTGCCGGGCCTATGGTGCTGAATATGGCGTCGCAGCCCTTGGCTGATGCACTCTTGCAGATTGGCCGTCAGGCCCAGGTGGAGATCGCGTTTTCACCGGGGCAGGTTCGGGAAAAGCGAGCCGTGGCCTTGCAGGGCGAACTGACCGTTGAGCAAGCTTTGGATACCTTGTTGACCCCTTGGGGACTGGCGGCCAGAGCCCAGGGCGATCAGCGCTATACGATTGTGACGGCCCCCGTTGCCAAAGGCTTGTCCGTGCTGGAGCCCGTCCGTGTACAAGGCCAGCGTGTTGGTGAACGCAACTATTCCCGTGAGGAACTGGATCAACGCGCGGCGGGTAATCGTGATCTGTCCAGCCTTCTGGCTGATAACCCGGCTGTGCGTCAGAACGAGGCCGCAAAAACCAGTGCCAACCGTGGTTCTCTGGCGCTGGAAGATATCAGCTTCTACGGGGCCAGCCCTTTCCAGAATCAGTTCCAGATTGATGGCATCAGCTCCACCAATCAGATTGATCCTGCCAGCCGCAATTTGAATTTGCAGGTGGGCAATGTGCCCGCCTACGCCCAGGCCTACAACCTGGACACGAATATGCTGGAAAGCGTGACGGTGCTCGATAGCAGCATTCCAGTGGAATATGGCCGCTTCACCGGGGGCGTGGTTGATGCCAAGGTGCGTGATCCCAAGGGCGATAACAGCTTCCGCGCGGACTTCAGCTACAACTCCTCCGGGCTGACCTCCCAGACTGTGCCAGAAGAGCAGAAGAAAAAGTTCGGGGCAGGCGAGCCGGGTTTTACCCCTGCCTGGACCAAGCGTTTTTCGTCCGCCATGCTGGATGTGGGCATTACCGACAATACCGCGGCCTTGATCAATGTGTCCCGGCGTGAATCCAGCATTGATCGCACCATGCGCGTCATGCACGAGAAGGAGTTCACCGATGTGAATACGAACTCCAAAGACCGTGTCGATAATGTGTTCGCCAAAGTCCATACCCGTTGGAGTGCCAGCACGGACTCTGCCTTGACCTTCAAGTACGCGGATCGGCGCGAGGATCTGGTGGATTCCGGCATCCTGGCCAATCGGGTGCAGTGGCAGCATCAACAAAAAGCCTATGGTCTGGGCTTTGACCTGAACCATGACTTTGGTTGGGGGCAGGGGAGGGTGCAGTTGGGTTACGACCAGATGAACAGCTACCGTAATTCCGACGGCACGGAATATATGGTCAATATGGTGTTTCAACCCGATGGCCGACCCGACTACACCTATATCAGCGGCGGTTTCGGGCAGGAGTCTACCGAGCAACGTAACCTGACCTTGAAGTCCCGACTGGAGTTCAAGCCTTTCCAGACGGGGGCAATCGAACATACACCTTATGTGGGTTTCGAGCTGGCTCATACCAAGGGAGAGTTTGTCCGTGACCAGGACGCCTATGGTGGTAATACCCGTCACTTCAGCAATGGGCAGCCAGACAAGATCCAGACCTTGAACTATTACCGTGCTGGCGAGGTGGGCGTCAGCTATACCAATGCGTCCATTTACGTATCGGATCGCATGTCCTGGCAGCGTCTGGCCCTGACTACGGGCTTGCGTATGGATAGGGACAACTACTTTGGCAACACCAATCTGGCCCCTCGTACCTTGCTGGAATGGGATGTGCTGGGAACGGGTGAAACCCGTCTGTCGGGTGGCTGGTCGCGCTATTACGGCATGGATATTCTTGGCATCGCCATGCGCGAACGCAAGAGTCAACTGCACACCTTGCTGGTGACGGGCGGCAATCCGGTAGACCGTCCTTCGCATACGGCCTACAAGCTGGATGGCCTGAAAACCCCGTATGACGACGAGTGGGCCTTGCGCTTGCAACAGCAGTTGTCGAGCACGGTGGCTGCCGAGCTGGCTTATGTGCGCCGCTATGGTCGTCAACAAGTCTCTATCGAAGGGCTGGCGAAGACGGGCTACACCTACACCAATAATGGCAAGTCCAAAACCGATGCCATTACCTTGAGTTTGAAAAACACGGCTCCCTGGACCTTGGGCGAGAGCTTGTGGACGGCGCGGGTGGATGTGACCTATCAGCACAGCAAGCGGAACAACAAGCTGGCCGACGGCTACGACGGCGAGGCGGAGGCACAGGAGGAGAACATCTATTACAACGGCGACCTGATACGCCGTGGTGATCGTCCAGTGGGGGACTACAACCTGCCTTGGCGAGTCAGCGCTGGTGTGACCGGCATGTGGGCGCGTTATGGCTTGCAGATGAACAACCGGATCAATTGGAACAGCGCCCGCATGGATGTGCACTATGTGGGTCTGAATAGGGGCGATGGCTTGGAGAAGTACGAGTCCGGTCGGGTTGGTTCCTACTGGACCTGGGATATGCGTCTGGACTGGGAGCCAGCCATGCTTAAAGGTCTGGGCCTGGGGCTGGATGTGCTGAACGTGCTGGACAAGCAAGCACCCGTGGTGGTCTCGACACCGACCTCCGTGCTGAATCCGAACCTTTATCGCACAGGACGAGAGTTGTGGCTGCGCGCTTCCTATCGATATTAAAAAGGGGGCGAGCTGGCGCAAGTTTGCTGATGGCGGCACTGACAACAGTGCTGGCAGAGGCAGCTTGCGCGGTGGGGGGATTGGAGACAGGAGCGGACCAGAAGCTTGGCTCAGGTGTAGCTTCTGCTTCTGTTGCTGCTCCTGTGGTCACTACGGGGCCTTTCGCTTTGGAGGCAACAGAGCCATCCTGTGGAGCTAAGGACATGCTTGAGGCCAGGTGTCTACGTACCCTCTATAAAAATGTCCCCGCTCAATGGCCTGCGCCCACCATTGATCCGGGGCAGTCCTGGCAAGAATGGGGGCCCGTGCCTGGGCCGGGCTCCAGCGCCCAGCCCGAGGCGGCGGAGGATGCCAGGAATACGCAGATCGTCTCCTTGGGCGCCCGACTGTTTTTTGACAAGCAGCTGTCGCGTAAAAAACAGATCTCCTGTGCGTCCTGTCATCAGCCCGACAAGTCCTTTACCGATGGCAAGGCGTCAGCGGTAGGGGAGGATGGTTTGATGGGCAAGCGCCGTACTCCGCCCTTGTTTGCTGCGCCTTTCGCCCAAGATCTGTTCTGGGATGGCCGTGCACGAACCTTGCAGGAGCAAGTCGTTGGCCCCATAGAAAATCCGGTAGAGATGAACCATGCCTTGAGCGACTTGATTCCGCGCTTGCAGGAGTCAGGGGACTATCGAGAGGCATTTCAACAAGCCTTTGGCGCATCCTCATCCAACCCCATCGACGCTGAGCGACTGGCCCGAGCCTTGGCCGCCTATGTCGTCACTATCCGCCCGCCAACAACGCGCTTTGATGACTTTATCGCCGGGGATACGGCTGCCTTGAATGACCAGGAGCTGATCGGCCTGCACCTGTTCCGTACCAAGGCGCGCTGCATGAATTGCCATAACGGTCCCATGCTGACGGACAACGATTTTCATAATATCGGTCTGTCTTTTTACGGACGCCGCTTGCAGGATCTGGGGCGATTCGAGTGGACCCGAAACCCCGCTGATCTGGGGCTGTTCCGCACTCCCAGCCTGCGCAATGTTGCCAAGGCTGGCCCCTGGATGCACAACGGCTTATTCCCCAGTCTGGATGGCTTGCTGCGCATGTACGATGTGGCGATGGGGCCGGCCCCTAAAGAAACCGGCCCTTTGGTGCCGCGCAAATCGGAACGGATCCGGGAACTGCACTTGAGTGATGAGGAAATCCAGGCTTTGCTGGCCTTTTTACGAGTCTTGTAGCGATTACAGCGGTTCAGACCTGATGGCTTGGCGCATAAAAAAACGATAGTGGCGGAACCACTATCGTTTTTAATTTTAACGGAGTGAGTGCCGCTTTACTTCAGGCAGGCTTTGATTTTTTCCAGATCTGGGCCCTCAATAGGACGTCCCAGGTTAAAGGGCATGGAGGTCTCGCGCCAGTCCTTGTAGTCGTGCAGATACTCCATCTGGCTGGCATATACCTTGGCAGCATCGGGGTTGCTGCAGGCCATGGAAATCATCACCTCGTTGGTGACTTGCTGAATGGTCTTCAGGCTTTCATCATCCATGCGGTGGATTTCCACGCCAGCTTTCTGAAAGGTGCGCAGACCTTCCGTCGCTTTTTTCTCTGTAAAAGCGATGGACCACATCATAGTGGCGTCGGCGGCAATTTGCAGTTTCTCCTTGGCCGAATCACTGAGTGCATCCCAGGCGGTTTTATTGATCATGACGCCAAACACGGAAGCGGACTGGTGCCAACCCGGCGTGGTCCAGTGCTTGGTGACCTGATGCAGCCCGGCAGAAACGTCCACGTTCGGAGTGGAGAACTCGGCTCCCTCGATCACGCCACGCTCAAGCGATTGATACAGCTCCTGACCCGCCATGGACACCTGCGTGCCACCAATTTTTTCAAGCACCTTGCCTTGTTCCAGACCAGAGAGACGCAGGCGCTTGCCCTTGATTTCTTCCAGGTTGCGAATCGGCACATTGGTATGGAAGCCGGATTCGTTATTGGTGATGGCGTAGGGGAGGTACACCATGCCGTACTTGCCGTAGATCTCGTTATAAAGTTCGGCGCCACCCCATTCCTTGATCCAGTTTGCGTAGTCAACCGCGTTGAACAGGCTGGAGTGTGTTCCTAAAGGGGAGAAAGCCGGGTTGCGGCCGGCCCAGTAGCCCGGCCAGTCGGCCCCGGCCTGGATGGTGCCGGATTCGACCGCGCTGAATACTTCGCCAGTCGGCACCAGGGCGCCACCTTCGTAGAATTCGATTTTCAGCTCGTCACCGACCAGCTTGTTGGCCAGCTCCACCCACTTCTTGTCCAGTTCAACCAGCTCGATGGAGGCGGGCCAGGTACTGGTCATGGTCCACTTTTGTGCTGCCTGGCTCAGGCCGCTCATGCTCAGCAGGGCAAAGCCGGTCAAGGCGAAGAGTGCCTTCTTTGTTAGCTTCATGGTGTCTCCTTGTTTTATTTAAGTTCCGTACAGGACGGTGGGTAGCCAAGTGGCCAGGCCAGGGAAAATGGCCAGCAAGATGCACATCAAAATAATCAGGCCAATGAATGGAACCACCCCGCTGATGATCTCCATGGTCTTCACAGATTTAGGCGTGATGGCCCGCAAATAGAAAAGGGCGTAACCAAAGGGCGGGGTCAGGAAAGAGGTTTGCAGAACAACGGCGACCAGAATGACAAACCAGAGCAGGCTGATGCCCATTTCCTGCACAATCGGCAAGAGAATCGGGAAGGACAAGAGGACAATACCGGTCCAGTCCAGAAAGCAGCCCAGTACAAAAATAATCAGCAGCATGACCACAATAAGCAGCCAGGGCTCCATATCCAGGCCACGCATCAGGTCTTGTGCTGCGCCTAAACCGCCGGTGATATTAAAGACGCCAGTAAAGGCGGTTGCACCTACCACGATAAATAAAATCATGGAGGAAGTACGGCCTGTTTCGTAAAGCGCATTCAGGAAAATGGACCATTTGAATTTGCCCCGGAAAATAACGATCAGCAGGGACAGCAATACCCCAATGGCCGAGGCTTCGGTGGCCGTTGCAATACCGGCCAGCATGGAACCCAGAATGCCCAGAATCAGAAAGATGGGGGGCACGGCTTCCACCAGCAGCATGCGGATCAAGGCGGGCCGGGAGATCTTTTCATCGGGTTCCACGGACGGGGCGCGTTCTGGGTGACGCCAGGCAATAAACACGACCCACACGGCATAGAGCAGGCCCAGCAGTACGCCGGGAATCAGCGCGCCGGCAAACAACTCACCGATAGACAGCGGGGAGTAGCTGGCCATCAGAATCAGCATGATGGATGGTGGGATCAGAATCCCCAGACAGCCCGAGGCTGCAATCACCCCTGTGGTGAGCTTGGGGCAGTAGCCGTATCGCAGCATGGGGCGCAAGGCCATCATGCCGGTGACCGTAATGGAAGCACCGATAATGCCGGTGGTGGCGGCCAGCAGAATGGAGATGAACACCACCGCCAGCGCCAGCCCGCCACGAACGCGCGACATGAGCAGGCGCAAGGCCTCGAACATTTTGTCGGTTACTTCGGAGTCAGACAAAAAGCGCGCCATCAGGATGAACAAGGGGATGGCGATCAGCGTGTAGTTGTCCAGGACATCGCCGTAAA encodes:
- a CDS encoding TRAP transporter large permease — translated: MTPELIALVMGGLLLLGLFMGHPLAFVLGSTAVIGALVAGKPMVLGIVVNRIYGDVLDNYTLIAIPLFILMARFLSDSEVTDKMFEALRLLMSRVRGGLALAVVFISILLAATTGIIGASITVTGMMALRPMLRYGYCPKLTTGVIAASGCLGILIPPSIMLILMASYSPLSIGELFAGALIPGVLLGLLYAVWVVFIAWRHPERAPSVEPDEKISRPALIRMLLVEAVPPIFLILGILGSMLAGIATATEASAIGVLLSLLIVIFRGKFKWSIFLNALYETGRTSSMILFIVVGATAFTGVFNITGGLGAAQDLMRGLDMEPWLLIVVMLLIIFVLGCFLDWTGIVLLSFPILLPIVQEMGISLLWFVILVAVVLQTSFLTPPFGYALFYLRAITPKSVKTMEIISGVVPFIGLIILMCILLAIFPGLATWLPTVLYGT
- a CDS encoding TonB-dependent receptor, which produces MKCALQDTPSLFALRRQVRPGVATDSLSSSQGSRFKQGKVALLMASVLLLIQPMQAYAAGPMVLNMASQPLADALLQIGRQAQVEIAFSPGQVREKRAVALQGELTVEQALDTLLTPWGLAARAQGDQRYTIVTAPVAKGLSVLEPVRVQGQRVGERNYSREELDQRAAGNRDLSSLLADNPAVRQNEAAKTSANRGSLALEDISFYGASPFQNQFQIDGISSTNQIDPASRNLNLQVGNVPAYAQAYNLDTNMLESVTVLDSSIPVEYGRFTGGVVDAKVRDPKGDNSFRADFSYNSSGLTSQTVPEEQKKKFGAGEPGFTPAWTKRFSSAMLDVGITDNTAALINVSRRESSIDRTMRVMHEKEFTDVNTNSKDRVDNVFAKVHTRWSASTDSALTFKYADRREDLVDSGILANRVQWQHQQKAYGLGFDLNHDFGWGQGRVQLGYDQMNSYRNSDGTEYMVNMVFQPDGRPDYTYISGGFGQESTEQRNLTLKSRLEFKPFQTGAIEHTPYVGFELAHTKGEFVRDQDAYGGNTRHFSNGQPDKIQTLNYYRAGEVGVSYTNASIYVSDRMSWQRLALTTGLRMDRDNYFGNTNLAPRTLLEWDVLGTGETRLSGGWSRYYGMDILGIAMRERKSQLHTLLVTGGNPVDRPSHTAYKLDGLKTPYDDEWALRLQQQLSSTVAAELAYVRRYGRQQVSIEGLAKTGYTYTNNGKSKTDAITLSLKNTAPWTLGESLWTARVDVTYQHSKRNNKLADGYDGEAEAQEENIYYNGDLIRRGDRPVGDYNLPWRVSAGVTGMWARYGLQMNNRINWNSARMDVHYVGLNRGDGLEKYESGRVGSYWTWDMRLDWEPAMLKGLGLGLDVLNVLDKQAPVVVSTPTSVLNPNLYRTGRELWLRASYRY
- a CDS encoding RNA polymerase sigma factor produces the protein MSKLTAAFLTHYPDLIRYLRRRTHCSELAQDCAHDTWLRLLEKGKQVTADNHRAYVFRVAANIAADWYRRQTREQAAFDGYALSVAHHHAPDTYEEVLAKETLQRLEQALMAQSQRSVRIFMMHRCEEMSYAQIAQKLSVSESTVEKHMMRILLVAHQVFNSAA
- the dctP gene encoding TRAP transporter substrate-binding protein DctP produces the protein MKLTKKALFALTGFALLSMSGLSQAAQKWTMTSTWPASIELVELDKKWVELANKLVGDELKIEFYEGGALVPTGEVFSAVESGTIQAGADWPGYWAGRNPAFSPLGTHSSLFNAVDYANWIKEWGGAELYNEIYGKYGMVYLPYAITNNESGFHTNVPIRNLEEIKGKRLRLSGLEQGKVLEKIGGTQVSMAGQELYQSLERGVIEGAEFSTPNVDVSAGLHQVTKHWTTPGWHQSASVFGVMINKTAWDALSDSAKEKLQIAADATMMWSIAFTEKKATEGLRTFQKAGVEIHRMDDESLKTIQQVTNEVMISMACSNPDAAKVYASQMEYLHDYKDWRETSMPFNLGRPIEGPDLEKIKACLK
- a CDS encoding zinc ribbon domain-containing protein YjdM; translated protein: MSTPLPCPQCTLENTYHDTEQWVCADCGYEWQDADPVAESETDGDELIVKDSNGNLLAAGDDVILIRDLKVKGSSTLKKGAKAKGIRLVRGDHEVDCKIDGISYLLKAMYLKKA
- a CDS encoding FecR family protein: MNAQPDSAWSRVDEDAARWVVRKEGAKLEPDTLAQFDAWYEADPLHAQTYDALAASWRRLDQVSVLPIARKKRKSRVKALASACVLMGASFYAWQMFELQGSIRSGVEITQLSLPDGSVAILDAQTRVRLNFENGQRQVSVESGRAFFQVVPVSPQTGPFTVQAGPAQATALGTRYEVSLKDQVSAVAVYEHTVQVQCQSCDTSQPVILQPGDSATVAGGQLRAQLAQSTASTHAEAAPAWTNGLLSFDDVSLREVARQLGEYTHRVIWIGNEQAGSTRVSGVVQATRPTAALNLLTVGQGLQIKELPGIIVIY
- a CDS encoding cytochrome-c peroxidase; amino-acid sequence: MLEARCLRTLYKNVPAQWPAPTIDPGQSWQEWGPVPGPGSSAQPEAAEDARNTQIVSLGARLFFDKQLSRKKQISCASCHQPDKSFTDGKASAVGEDGLMGKRRTPPLFAAPFAQDLFWDGRARTLQEQVVGPIENPVEMNHALSDLIPRLQESGDYREAFQQAFGASSSNPIDAERLARALAAYVVTIRPPTTRFDDFIAGDTAALNDQELIGLHLFRTKARCMNCHNGPMLTDNDFHNIGLSFYGRRLQDLGRFEWTRNPADLGLFRTPSLRNVAKAGPWMHNGLFPSLDGLLRMYDVAMGPAPKETGPLVPRKSERIRELHLSDEEIQALLAFLRVL